The Syngnathus scovelli strain Florida chromosome 18, RoL_Ssco_1.2, whole genome shotgun sequence genome contains a region encoding:
- the LOC125986309 gene encoding TRAF2 and NCK-interacting protein kinase isoform X1 — protein sequence MASDSPARSLDEIDLSALRDPAGIFELVELVGNGTYGQVYKGRHVKTGQLAAIKVMDVTGDEEEEIKAEINMLKKYSHHRNIATYYGAFIKKNPPGMDDQLWLVMEFCGAGSVTDLIKNTKGSSLKEEWIAYVCREILRGLTHLHQHKVIHRDIKGQNVLLTENAEVKLVDFGVSAQLDRTVGRRNTFIGTPYWMAPEVIACDENPDATYDFKSDLWSLGITAIEMAEGAPPLCDMHPMRALFLIPRNPAPRLKSKKWSKKFQSFIESCLVKSHSQRPSTEQLLKHPFIRDLPNERQVRIQLKDHIDRTKKRRGERDETEYEYSGSEEEDEERDIGEPSSIINIPGESTLRRDFLRLQLANKERSELIRRQQLEQQQNEEHKRQLLAERQKRIEEQKEQRRRLEEQQRREREMRKQQEREQRRRYEEMEQIRREEERRHAEREQEYIRRQLEEEQRQLEILQQQLLQEQALLLEYKRKQIEEQRQAERLQRQLQQERAYLVSLQQQQQQDPQQRPLQDKKQLYHYKDQAPGAANDKPTWAKEVMRRAQSNSPRIPPKRYHSFRHVRDAQLDPLLLLPGYKPCRRRRPPSYPAHDSPSRDHVHVPRIRITCVPDARGRSPDRRHKVSNRISDPSLPPRSESFSSGGIQQARTPPMHRSVEPQMAHLVQVKSPGLSGSQSLYDPHGVSSSSSALSPSPSRPPMPRQNSDPTSDTPPPLPLARLAPPLDKLDRSSWLRQDDDMPPKVPQRTTSISPALVRKNSPGNGPGLGPRTGAHLIRASNPDLRRTDISMDTPFKRTSSGSSSSSSTPSSQGGSNERANAAMKPEGSTMASDEAKDDIRDVSRPSRPASYKKALDEDLTALAKELRELRQGEETSRPPVKVTDYSSSSEESHSSEDEEGDGEGGANDGTVAVSDIPRIMPAASQGPNESLGIMGGHNDSHGDAYGNNSRDGTLMMREYGMGGGGGSGGSKASFTPFVDPRVYGTSPTDDDDNISASALFADELLKQEQARLNEARKISVVNVNPTNIRPHSDTPEIRKYKKRFNSEILCAALWGVNLLVGTENGLMLLDRSGQGKVYNLINRRRFQQMDVLEGLNVLVTISGKKNKLRVYYLSWLRNRILHNDPEVEKKQGWITVGDLEGCVHYKVVKYERIKFLVIALKNAVEIYAWAPKPYHKFMAFKSFTELQHRPLLVDLTVEEGQRLKVIYGSNAGFHVVDVDSGNPYDIYIPSHIQGQVTPHAIVVLPKTDGMEMLLCYEDEGVYVNTYGRITKDVVLQWGEMPTSVAYIHSNQIMGWGEKAIEIRSVETGHLDGVFMHKRAQRLKFLSERNDKVFFASVRSGGSSQVFFMTLNRSSMMNW from the exons ATGGCGAGCGACTCCCCCGCGAGGAGTCTGGACGAGATCGACCTGTCTGCTCTGCGG GACCCAGCGGGCATCTTTGAGCTGGTTGAACTGGTTGGCAATGGCACCTATGGACAAGTATACAAG GGTCGCCATGTCAAGACTGGCCAGCTGGCGGCAATCAAGGTCATGGATGTCACAGGA gatgaggaagaggagattAAAGCCGAGATCAACATGCTGAAGAAGTACAGCCACCACAGAAACATCGCCACCTACTACGGCGCCTTCATCAAGAAGAATCCTCCTGGCATGGATGACCAGCTGTGG cTGGTGATGGAGTTCTGCGGCGCCGGCTCGGTGACGGATCTCATCAAGAACACCAAAGGCAGTTCCctgaaggaggagtggattgctTACGTCTGCAGGGAGATCCTCAGG GGTCTCACTCACCTCCACCAGCACAAGGTCATCCACCGTGACATCAAGGGTCAAAACGTGCTTCTGACAGAGAATGCCGAAGTCAAGCTAG TGGACTTTGGTGTGAGCGCTCAGCTGGACCGCACGGTGGGCCGCAGGAACACCTTCATCGGGACGCCGTACTGGATGGCGCCAGAGGTTATCGCCTGCGATGAGAACCCGGACGCCACCTACGACTTCAAG AGCGATTTGTGGTCGCTGGGCATAACGGCCATCGAGATGGCGGAGGGAGCGCCGC CGCTGTGTGACATGCACCCCATGAGAGCGCTCTTCCTCATCCCCAGAAATCCTGCCCCCAGACTCAAGTCAAAGAAGTG GTCCAAAAAGTTCCAGTCGTTTATCGAGAGTTGCCTGGTGAAGAGTCACAGCCAGCGGCCAAGCACGGAGCAGCTCCTCAAGCATCCCTTCATTCGCGACCTGCCCAACGAGCGACAGGTGCGCATCCAGCTCAAGGACCACATCGACCGCACCAAGAAGAGGCGCGGAGAGAGAG ATGAGACGGAGTACGAGTACAGTGGCAGtgaggaagaagatgaagagcGGGACATCGGAGAGCCCAG CTCCATCATCAATATTCCCGGGGAGTCCACTCTGAGGCGAGACTTCCTGCGCCTGCAGCTGGCCAATAAGGAGCGCTCGGAGCTGATTCGCCGGCAGCAGCTAGAGCAGCAGCAGAACGAGGAGCACAAGCGCCAACTGCTGGCTGAGAGGCAGAAGCGCATtgaggagcagaaggagcagaGGCGACGTCTGGAGGAG CAACAACGTCGCGAACGTGAGATGCGCAAGCAGCAAGAACGCGAGCAAAGGAGGCGGTACGAGGAGATGGAGCAGATTCGCCGAGAAGAGGAGAGGCGGCACGCCGAGCGGGAGCAG GAGTACATCCGTAGACAGCTGGAGGAAGAGCAGAGGCAGTTGGAGATCCTGCAGCAGCAGCTCCTGCAGGAGCAGGCCTTACTGCTG GAGTACAAGCGCAAGCAGATTGAGGAGCAGCGTCAGGCCGAGCGTCTGCAGAGGCAGCTGCAGCAGGAGCGAGCCTACCTGGTGtctctgcagcagcagcagcagcaggacccGCAGCAGCGCCCTCTACAGGACAAGAAGCAGCTCTACCACTACAAGGACCAGGCGCCGGGGGCTGCCAATGACAAACCTACCTGGGCTAAGGAG GTGATGCGGCGAGCTCAGAGCAACTCTCCTCGCATCCCCCCCAAGAGGTACCACTCCTTTAGGCACGTGCGAGACGCCCAGCTGGACCCTCTTCTCTTACTGCCTGGTTATAAgccatgccgccgccgccgtccccCCTCCTACCCCGCCCACGACAGCCCCTCCAGGGATCACGTCCACGTGCCGCGCATCCGGATCACCTGCGTCCCCGACGCTCGAGGCCGGAGTCCCGACCGCCGG CATAAAGTCTCCAACCGGATCTCTGACCCGTCGCTGCCCCCTCGCTCCGAGTCCTTCAGCAGCGGCGGCATCCAGCAGGCCAGGACCCCACCCATGCACCGCTCCGTCGAACCGCAG ATGGCCCACTTGGTGCAGGTGAAGAGTCCGGGCCTGTCCGGCTCTCAGTCCCTGTACGACCCCCACGGGGTGTCGTCTTCGTCCTCCGCCCTGTCGCCCTCCCCCTCGCGCCCTCCCATGCCCCGGCAGAACTCGGACCCCACCTCCGACACCCCTCCTCCCCTGCCTCTCGCACGTCTGGCACCCCCTCTCGACAAGTTGGATCGCAGCTCCTGGCTGCGGCAGGACGACGACATGCCCCCCAAG GTTCCTCAACGGACCACGTCCATCTCTCCGGCCCTGGTCAGGAAGAACTCTCCAGGAAACGGGCCGGGACTCGGACCGCGGACTGGAGCTCACCTTATACGGgccag CAACCCTGACCTGCGGAGGACTGACATTTCCATGGATACGCCCTTCAAGAGGACAAGCAGCGGAAGTTCCTCCAGCTCCAGCACCCCCAGCTCGCAAGGGGGATCCAACGAGCGAG CAAATGCAGCCATGAAGCCTGAAGGCTCCACGATGGCGTCTGACGAAGCAAAAGACGACATCAGAGACGTGTCCAGACCCAGTCGGCCTGCG AGCTATAAGAAAGCTCTAGATGAG GACCTGACGGCGTTGGCCAAAGAGTTGCGAGAGCTGCGCCAGGGCGAAGAAACCAGCCGGCCGCCCGTCAAAGTCACCGACTACTCTTCGTCCAGCGAGGAGTCGCACAGCAGTGAGGACGAGGAAGGCGACGGAGAAGGAGGGGCCAACGACGGGACGGTCGCCGTTAGCGACATCCCACGCATCAT gccTGCCGCCAGCCAAGGACCCAATGAATCGCTGGGCATAATGGGAGGACACAACGACTCGCACGGCGACGCATACGGAAACAACTCTCGGGACGGCACCCTGATGATGCGCGAG TACGGGatgggaggaggaggcggcagcGGAGGCTCCAAGGCCTCCTTCACGCCATTTGTGGATCCCAGGGTGTACGGGACGTCCCCGACAGATGACGATGACAACATCTCGGCTTCGG CCTTGTTTGCTGATGAACTGCTGAAGCAGGAGCAGGCACGGCTCAACGAGGCCCGCAAGATCTCGGTGGTCAACGTGAACCCCACCAATATACGACCGCACAGCGACACGCCAGAGATTCGCAAGTACAAGAAACGCTTCAACTCCGAGATCCTGTGCGCTGCGCTTTGGG gCGTAAATCTGCTGGTGGGAACCGAGAACGGCCTAATGCTCCTGGACCGTAGCGGGCAGGGCAAAGTGTACAACCTCATCAACCGCAGACGCTTCCAGCAGATGGATGTCCTGGAAGGTCTCAACGTCCTGGTCACCATTTCAG GCAAGAAGAACAAGTTGCGCGTTTACTACCTGTCCTGGTTGAGAAACCGGATACTCCACAACGACCCCGAGGTGGAGAAGAAGCAGGGCTGGATCACCGTAGGGGATCTGGAGGGCTGTGTGCACTACAAAGTCG TGAAGTATGAGAGGATCAAGTTCTTGGTGATCGCCTTGAAGAACGCTGTGGAGATCTATGCCTGGGCTCCCAAACCTTACCACAAATTCATGGCCTTCAAG TCTTTCACCGAGCTGCAACACCGCCCCCTGCTGGTGGACTTAACTGTGGAGGAGGGTCAAAGGTTAAAGGTTATCTACGGCTCCAACGCAGGCTTCCACGTCGTGGATGTGGACTCTGGGAACCCCTACGATATCTACATACCCTCGCAT ATTCAAGGTCAGGTGACGCCGCACGCCATCGTGGTCCTCCCCAAGACAGACGGCATGGAGATGCTGCTGTGCTACGAGGATGAGGGCGTT